AGGACTACGAGGCGCTCGCCGAGGAGGTGCTCCATGGCTAAACCCACGACATCGGGGTTCACCATCTCCGGGCTGCTCGACAGGAGCGCATCGACCCGCAACGACTACCCCGTCGAGAGGATCCCCATCGAAGAGATAGCCGATCACCCCGCCAACGCCGCCTACTCGATGGACGAGGCCGGCATCGCGCAGCTCGCGAAGAGCATCGAGGAGGAGGGGCTCACCGACCTGCCGCTCGTGCGCAAGCTCGACGACGGCGGCTGGCAGATGGTGAGCGGGCACCGCCGAAAGGCGGCCTACGCACTCCTCGCGAAAGAAGATGAGAAATACGCCCAGATCCCCTGCCGCGTCATCCGGGGCATCACCGACGAGCAGTCGGTCATGCTGCTGCACGCCGCCAACTACTTCGTGCGCAGCCTCACCGTGACCGAGCGCGCGGCGGCGAGCCGTGCGCTCGGCGTGGAGGTCGAGCGCATGCGCGCCGAGAACCCCGAGCTTTCCGGCGTGCGCACCGAGGACATCAAGGCGGCGATCATATCCGAGCAGACCGGACGCAAGGTATCGGGCAAGACCATCCAGCGCCAGGAGTCGCTCGCGCGCAAGATCGAGGAGAGGCTCACGCCCCAGTGGCGCGAGGCCGCGCTCGCGGACGCGCTCTCGGCGGACGCCGTGGGGATCCTCGCCGATCTGGATTCCGATGCGCAGGACCGGCTCCATGCGACATGGCGGGCGCAGCCCCTGGGCAAGAAGGAGACGACCGAGTTCCTCAAGAAGTCGACCGCCGAGCCCGCCGCCGAAGAAGACGTGAAGGGCCCCGCGCCCAAGCCCGCGGCGGCGCTCGCAAGCGCCCTTCGCGCGCTCAGGCGCTACGAGTCGAAGGCGGAAAACCCGCCGAGCGGGCTGGACAGGCAGGTGCTCGAGAAGATCTCGAGAACGGCCAGCAGGCTCCTTGGACGCATTTAGTCCCATGCAGGCGCCCGAAGGGGCTCCTGCACCGTTTCCAGCAAGTAGCCTATCTCGTATACACGAGATAGATGGCGGCCTGGGCGCACGGCGCACCCCGCCCCGGAGCCCAGAGCCCGAAGCGGAGGCGACGCCGCCGGGCGCGCGAAGCTGCCGCAAGCTCCCCGGCCCGCGCCATGCGGGGGATGCCCCGCGCCCCTGGAAAGAGCGCCGCCCGAGCCTCCACCGCATCGGGGCGGCGGAGGATGCGAAGGATGGAGAAGATGACGAAGGTCTTGAGATACGACAACGTGCTGACCGCCCGCGTGAGCGACGCGGACTTCCGCGCGGTCTGTGAGCGCGCCGACGAGGAGGGGCTCACCCGCTCCGAGTACCTGCGCTACGTCGCCCGCATGGTCGCGGACGATGCCGAGAACGCGAAGCGCGGAGGCGTGCTGCTCGACGGACTCTCAATGCGCAGGCTCTCCCGCGAGCTCGTCAGGTGGGGGCACCACTACAACCAGGGCGTGCACGCCCTCAACTCCATCAAGTTCGCGCTGGACCACGGAAGGGGCGACCTGGAGTGGGTGTCCAGCAAGCTCGACGAGTGCGCGCTTCTGCTCGCGCAGGTCGACGAGGGTCGCTGCGAGATGGCGGGCGAGCTTGCCTCGCTCGAAGGCCGTGCCATAGTGGGCGGAGACTAGCATGCCGCTGCTGAAGCCCATAGCCGGCCACACGGGATGCGCCGGCATAAAGCACTACCTCGAGAAGGGAGGGCGCGCCCTCGGGATCATGGTCATGAACTTCGCATGGCAGGAGGAGCGCGCCTTCGAGGACGTCTCGGCCGCCCCGGCCGGGTTCGACTGGGCGGACTCGATGGACGCGACGAGGCGCGCCTGCGGCAACGACACCCCGTATCGGGGCAAGCCGGCGAGGACCTTCAAGCATTTCGTCATGTCGCCCGATCCTCAAGACGGCTTGACCGCAGACCAGGTGGCGGAGCTCGCGAGCGCCTGGGCGCTCAGGCACTTCGCCGACTTCGAGGCGGCGATTGTCCTGCACGACGACAACGAGCGCAGGATCCCCCACGCCCACATCGTCGTCAACAACACCAACCTCGCCACCGAACGCAGGCTGCAGACCCCCGACCCGCTGGAGCTCAACCGCAGCCTTCAGGATCTCGCAGAGGAACGCGGATATCGCTTCATGCGCAACGACACCGTGAGGGAGGAGGACGAGGGGCAGACGCGCAAGGCGACGCCCGCGACGCTGCAGAGCGTATACATGCGGCGCGCCGAGCGGGAGATCCAGAAAGAGGGTGGCTACTCGTGGGTCGCAGACATCCGCAACCGGGTCACGGTGGCCAAGGCGCTCGCCCGCAACGAGGACGAGTTCATGGCCGTGCTCGAGGCGCTCGAAGTGGATGTTTCGCAGAACTCGGAGAAGTCGTGGCGACGTGACTGGATCTACTCGCTTTCAGACCACCCCACCTGGCGCATCGGAGGCGAGAAGCTGGGGCTCTCCTTCGGCCAGGAGGCGCTCAGGCGGCGCTTCGACAGGATCGCCGCCTGGCACCCAGCCCCGGCGGCATCCCGACGGATACTCTCCGAAGCCGAAAGCGCCATCGAGCTGAACGACCTGTCGGAGCTGGAACGTCTCGCCGGCGCGATAGAGGCGTTCATGTCCGCGAACGCGCACAGCCTGGCAGACCTCGACAGGAGGATCGAAAGGCTCGAAGGCCGCGCCGACGGCGATTCCGCCGAACGGGCGGAAGCGCTGCGCGAGGTGCGCGCATACGCGGCGGCGAACAGGCTCCTGCCCGAAACCGCGCAGACAAGGCGGCAAAGGCAGCCGCAGGGCGAGGAAGCGCCCGTCAGGCGCGGCGACGCGAAACCGCGTAGCCGCGAGACGCAGGCACAGCAGGAACGGCGGCGAGAAAGGAGGGAGCTCCGATGAGGGTGGAGGTCGCCTACCGCGGGCGCATCGAGGCGTTCGACACCGACCGTTTCACCGAGGCGCAGCCGTTCTCGGGCAAGAGCATGCTCGCCGATCTCACGCTCGACTACGCAGACGTCGAGAAGAAGGGCCTCTGGCTCACGGCGCACTGCTACGCCGCGAACGAGGCCTACCGGACAGACGGCGGAGAGGCCCCCGAGGCGAGGCGCGAGAAGGGCTGGAGGTTCCAGCTCGCCACCCCGAGAGAGGCCGCCGGAATCGAGAGCGTCACCCTGGACGGCTCGACGGTGCTCGCGAGGCTCTTCGGCGAGCTCGTGGACGTCGCCAGGGTAGATCGCGCTTGCGCCCTCTTCGTCGGGCCCGGAGGGTCGCTCGCCAGCCGCATCGTGAGGCTGAGCGGCTACCTGGCGAACGACGACGAGAGGCTGGCGGCAAGCCAGGCGCTCATGGCGGAGGCGGTCGGCGTCACTCCGCTTACACTCGAAAGGGCGGTCGAGGCCGAAGCGGCACAGGAGGTGCCAGCAGACGACATGGAAGACGATTGGATGGAAGGATTCGGAAATGATTAAAGCGGTGTTCAGGGGAATCGGGGCGTTCGTCCGCTGGATGTTCAAGGCGGTGTTCCGGTTCATGTAGGCAAGGCGCACCTTCCAATCGCCGTTTCACGCGCAATTGCATGCGAAAAGAAGGATAATTGAGAAACGGCGCGCATTCCGTCCCTCGAGACCGATCCCTATCCAAGCACGAAAGATCGAAGCTATGAACGAAATCGCAGAAGATAATAAAAGAAAGCCCAAGCTCACCGTCGAGGAGCAGATAGAGCACCTGAAGTCCAAGGGCGTGACCTTCGAGCTGTGCGACGAGGGAGAGGCCTCTCGCATCCTCTCCGAGCAGGACCACTACTTCCGCCTCGCGGCGTACCGCGTGCTCTTTCCCAAACGGGTGGGCGGCAAGCACGACGGCGAGTATGCCGAGCTCGACTTCGGGCAACTGGTCGACCTCGCGGGGATAGACCAGGAACTGCGCAGGTTCCTGCTGCCGCTCACACTCGACGTGGAGAACGCCGCCAAGACAAAACTCGTCGAGAAAATAACCGACAATCGCAACGAGGACGGCTACTCCGTCCTCGCCGACTACCTCACGCACCTCAACCACGCCGAGCGCAACAGGCGCGAAGGCGAGATCTCGCGCTTGGAGAACGACGCCTACCTCGGACCGCTCGTCGAGCGCTATCCGCTAGACGAGATGCCGGCATGGGTGTTCCTGGAGCTGTCGTCGTTCGGCGCGTTTGCCAGCTTCTACCTCTTCTGCGCAAACCGATGGGGCGATACGGAAATGAGAGATGACCATTACCTTCTCAGGCGAGCGAATTCGCTCAGGAACGCCGCTGCCCATTCGAGCGCCATCATCAACGGCTTGGGTATCTCCTCGGCCACGTCGACGAGATACCCCGCATCGGTCGCGAAAGCGCTCGGCGACGCAGGTGTCTCGAAGCGCCTGAGACGATCCAAGATGCGCAATCCGCGAGTGCTCCAGACGACGGTGCTCGCCTATGCCTGCAACCGTTTCGTCACCCGAGAAAGGCAGGCGAGAGCATACGACGGATTCCTGGCATTTAGGCAACGTGCAGAGGAGAACTCGGATTGGTACAGGGGGAACACGACTATCATCTCGGCATACGACTTTCTGTCAAAGGTCTTCCAGGCATGGCTGAGCCAACGGTGATACTGGTAAATCCTATATGCTCGATTTGACAAACGGGCCGCAATCACGATAATTATAGCCAGACAGAAACCTTCGGGTTTGCGGGGCGGGATCGCGAAAGCGTTTCTGCCCTATTTTTTTGGGGTATGTAAATATAGGGCTATGTTTCAAAAAGTGTGTCCGGCGGGACATCACTGACGGTACCTCGTCGGCATGTGAAACTCGTTCCAGTCGATGGCCTTCCCATACCTCTCCGGGCTTCCATCCGAATGCCGGCCCTCGCCCGAGACGGTTGCGAAAAGCCCGTCGACGTCTTCGTCCCTCGGCATGCGGCGCAGGATCTCCGCCGGGCTCTCGGGCTCTTCGGTGTGCATGTAGCACCACCACATGACGGCCTTCACGCGGTGCAGCAGCGGCAATCCCCGATGCAGCCTGAGCATCTCCCTCAGTTGCGCGTTCAGGCTCTCGATCGGGTTGTTGGTGGAATCCCAGCGCCCGCCGCGCTCCCTTTGC
This window of the Coriobacteriaceae bacterium genome carries:
- a CDS encoding relaxase/mobilization nuclease domain-containing protein, which encodes MPLLKPIAGHTGCAGIKHYLEKGGRALGIMVMNFAWQEERAFEDVSAAPAGFDWADSMDATRRACGNDTPYRGKPARTFKHFVMSPDPQDGLTADQVAELASAWALRHFADFEAAIVLHDDNERRIPHAHIVVNNTNLATERRLQTPDPLELNRSLQDLAEERGYRFMRNDTVREEDEGQTRKATPATLQSVYMRRAEREIQKEGGYSWVADIRNRVTVAKALARNEDEFMAVLEALEVDVSQNSEKSWRRDWIYSLSDHPTWRIGGEKLGLSFGQEALRRRFDRIAAWHPAPAASRRILSEAESAIELNDLSELERLAGAIEAFMSANAHSLADLDRRIERLEGRADGDSAERAEALREVRAYAAANRLLPETAQTRRQRQPQGEEAPVRRGDAKPRSRETQAQQERRRERRELR
- a CDS encoding ParB N-terminal domain-containing protein, whose protein sequence is MAKPTTSGFTISGLLDRSASTRNDYPVERIPIEEIADHPANAAYSMDEAGIAQLAKSIEEEGLTDLPLVRKLDDGGWQMVSGHRRKAAYALLAKEDEKYAQIPCRVIRGITDEQSVMLLHAANYFVRSLTVTERAAASRALGVEVERMRAENPELSGVRTEDIKAAIISEQTGRKVSGKTIQRQESLARKIEERLTPQWREAALADALSADAVGILADLDSDAQDRLHATWRAQPLGKKETTEFLKKSTAEPAAEEDVKGPAPKPAAALASALRALRRYESKAENPPSGLDRQVLEKISRTASRLLGRI
- a CDS encoding Abi family protein, translating into MNEIAEDNKRKPKLTVEEQIEHLKSKGVTFELCDEGEASRILSEQDHYFRLAAYRVLFPKRVGGKHDGEYAELDFGQLVDLAGIDQELRRFLLPLTLDVENAAKTKLVEKITDNRNEDGYSVLADYLTHLNHAERNRREGEISRLENDAYLGPLVERYPLDEMPAWVFLELSSFGAFASFYLFCANRWGDTEMRDDHYLLRRANSLRNAAAHSSAIINGLGISSATSTRYPASVAKALGDAGVSKRLRRSKMRNPRVLQTTVLAYACNRFVTRERQARAYDGFLAFRQRAEENSDWYRGNTTIISAYDFLSKVFQAWLSQR